Proteins from a genomic interval of Paucidesulfovibrio gracilis DSM 16080:
- a CDS encoding cyclic 2,3-diphosphoglycerate synthase, protein MVENVIIMGAAGRDFHNFNVYFRNNERYRVVCFTATQIPNIDGRKYPGVLAGAAYPDGIPIVSDDQLEELIRKYQVDLVVFSYSDIPHVEVMHKASIATACGADFMIIGAPYTMLESSKPVISVCAVRTGCGKSQTSREVMRIVQSLGRRVVAVRHPMPYGDLLKQEVQRFADYADLDRHECTIEEREEYEPVIRMGGIIYSGVDYEKILRRAEQEADVVVWDGGNNDTPFYRPDVNIVVFDPHRVGHELTYHPGETNMRMCDIAVINKVDSADAEDVEQLRRTIRKCNPVAEIILAESELIVDAPDLLRGARVLVVEDGPTLTHGEMRFGAGVVAAQRHDVAQIVDPRPYLQGTLLDTFEKYPEIGSILPAMGYSKEQIRDLEATINATDCDVVVSATPIDLTRILKVDKPLVRVEYAYKDNSEDGLEACLTRRLNG, encoded by the coding sequence ATGGTCGAAAACGTCATCATCATGGGAGCCGCCGGTAGGGATTTTCATAATTTTAACGTCTACTTCCGCAATAACGAGCGGTACAGGGTCGTTTGCTTCACAGCCACGCAGATTCCCAATATCGATGGGCGAAAATATCCGGGCGTACTGGCTGGAGCAGCCTATCCCGACGGCATTCCCATTGTTTCGGACGACCAGCTGGAAGAACTGATTCGCAAGTATCAGGTAGATCTTGTAGTTTTTTCCTATTCCGACATCCCGCATGTGGAGGTAATGCATAAAGCGTCCATCGCCACGGCGTGCGGTGCCGATTTTATGATCATTGGCGCGCCGTATACCATGCTGGAATCCTCTAAACCCGTGATTTCCGTATGTGCTGTGCGCACGGGATGCGGTAAATCCCAAACCAGTCGGGAGGTCATGCGGATTGTGCAGTCCCTGGGGCGGCGAGTGGTGGCTGTCCGCCACCCTATGCCGTACGGAGATCTGCTGAAACAGGAAGTCCAGCGTTTTGCGGACTATGCGGATCTGGATCGGCACGAGTGCACCATTGAGGAGCGGGAAGAGTACGAACCCGTGATCCGCATGGGCGGCATCATTTATTCCGGCGTGGACTACGAGAAAATCCTCCGGCGTGCCGAGCAGGAGGCCGATGTGGTGGTCTGGGACGGCGGGAACAATGACACCCCGTTCTATCGCCCCGATGTGAATATCGTGGTCTTTGATCCGCACCGCGTGGGCCATGAATTAACCTACCACCCGGGTGAAACGAATATGCGCATGTGTGACATCGCGGTCATCAATAAAGTGGACAGCGCCGATGCAGAAGATGTTGAGCAGTTGCGCCGAACCATCCGGAAGTGCAACCCGGTAGCGGAAATCATCCTGGCGGAGTCCGAGTTGATCGTGGACGCTCCAGACCTGTTGCGGGGGGCGCGGGTTCTGGTCGTGGAAGATGGTCCAACCCTTACGCATGGAGAAATGCGCTTCGGTGCCGGAGTGGTCGCGGCGCAGCGTCATGACGTCGCGCAGATTGTGGATCCACGGCCCTACCTGCAAGGGACATTACTTGATACGTTTGAAAAGTATCCCGAAATAGGCTCCATATTGCCGGCTATGGGCTATTCCAAGGAGCAAATCAGAGACTTGGAAGCGACCATCAATGCAACGGATTGCGATGTCGTTGTGTCCGCAACTCCCATCGACCTGACGCGCATACTAAAGGTAGATAAACCCTTGGTTCGAGTTGAGTACGCGTATAAAGATAATAGTGAAGATGGGTTAGAGGCATGTCTGACACGGCGCTTGAATGGTTGA
- the rocD gene encoding ornithine--oxo-acid transaminase produces MKPQDYIDLENRYGAQNYKPLDVVLSKGEGVWVWDVEDNRYMDCLSAYSAVNQGHCHPRIVAALQEQAERLPLTSRAFRNDQLGLLYEELCRLTNSHKVLPMNSGAEAVETAIKAVRKWGYMEKGVPENQAEIIVCANNFHGRTISIVSFSTDSGARAGFGPFTPGFRVIPFGDAQAFEQAITPHTVALLVEPIQGEAGVIIPPEGYLRRVRELCDTHGIQLILDEIQTGLGRTGKLLAEEHEGIEADITLIGKALSGGLYPVSAVLSNTEVLGILRPGEHGSTFGGNPLACAVARAALNVLVEEGLIANAELMGQRFMKGLRAIANPAVRDVRGRGLLLAVELDPSAGGARPYCERLKEAGLLCKETHENTIRFAPPLVITAEQVDWALERISSVLSA; encoded by the coding sequence ATGAAGCCGCAGGATTACATTGATCTGGAGAACCGGTACGGTGCGCAGAACTACAAACCGTTGGACGTGGTTCTCAGCAAAGGGGAGGGCGTCTGGGTCTGGGATGTGGAAGACAATCGCTACATGGATTGCCTTTCCGCGTATTCCGCCGTGAACCAGGGCCATTGTCATCCGCGTATCGTGGCGGCGTTGCAGGAGCAGGCGGAGCGGTTGCCGTTAACATCCCGCGCCTTTCGCAATGATCAGCTCGGGCTTTTATATGAAGAACTCTGCCGATTGACCAACTCTCACAAAGTCCTGCCCATGAATTCTGGAGCCGAAGCCGTGGAAACGGCCATCAAAGCCGTGCGTAAGTGGGGCTACATGGAAAAGGGCGTTCCAGAAAATCAAGCCGAGATAATTGTTTGTGCGAATAATTTTCATGGGCGCACCATCTCCATCGTAAGTTTTAGTACGGATTCTGGTGCGCGTGCCGGGTTCGGCCCATTCACTCCCGGATTCCGGGTCATTCCGTTCGGGGACGCACAGGCTTTTGAACAAGCCATCACTCCTCACACCGTAGCGTTGTTGGTGGAGCCGATCCAGGGAGAGGCCGGGGTGATCATCCCGCCGGAAGGATATCTGCGCCGGGTTCGTGAACTGTGCGACACGCACGGTATCCAGTTGATTCTGGACGAAATCCAAACAGGACTCGGGCGGACCGGGAAATTGCTTGCGGAGGAGCACGAAGGGATCGAGGCGGACATTACGTTGATCGGCAAGGCGCTTTCAGGAGGACTGTATCCGGTTTCTGCCGTGCTATCCAATACCGAGGTGTTGGGCATCCTCCGGCCCGGGGAGCATGGTTCCACCTTCGGAGGGAACCCGTTGGCCTGCGCCGTGGCCCGTGCCGCGCTGAACGTGTTGGTGGAGGAGGGGCTTATTGCCAATGCGGAATTGATGGGACAGCGGTTCATGAAAGGGCTTCGGGCCATTGCAAATCCTGCCGTGCGCGACGTCCGGGGGCGCGGGTTGCTGCTGGCCGTGGAGCTTGATCCTTCGGCTGGCGGGGCAAGGCCATATTGTGAACGGCTTAAGGAAGCGGGGTTGCTGTGCAAGGAAACACATGAAAATACGATTCGGTTCGCTCCGCCGCTCGTGATTACGGCTGAGCAGGTCGATTGGGCTTTGGAACGTATCTCGTCCGTTTTGAGTGCCTGA
- a CDS encoding AraC family transcriptional regulator — translation MRHSTKTNYQERILKVLQHIQENLDQDLDVRELANIACFSQAHFHRFFKGMLGESLGEHIRRLRLERAALRLLVTDQNVTNIALDAGYETPEAFCRVFRRMFGSPPTAYRSRMRNTLYPKMQSGVHYLSGEQRRTLFVTPPKPSTEVAMEIEIKEISPIRVAYMRHVGPYTEVDSVWNQLCAWAGSNGIIGPETRFYGVCHDDPQITPPDKIRYDACMNVPPSVMPNGAVGIQEVFGGKWGMYRHLGPFENLEDSYIRIMGEWLPSSGCELRDGPSVEIYLTDPKHTPAEQLVTEVYFPLV, via the coding sequence ATGCGGCATTCAACGAAAACGAATTATCAAGAACGCATTCTCAAAGTTCTTCAACACATTCAGGAAAATCTGGATCAGGATTTGGATGTCCGCGAGCTGGCGAATATCGCCTGCTTTTCACAAGCTCATTTCCATCGTTTTTTCAAAGGTATGCTGGGAGAATCTCTGGGAGAACACATACGCAGGCTCCGACTGGAACGGGCCGCTCTGCGGCTGCTTGTTACGGATCAAAACGTCACGAACATCGCATTGGATGCAGGATATGAAACCCCGGAAGCATTTTGTCGAGTCTTTCGGCGCATGTTTGGTTCGCCCCCGACTGCTTACCGAAGTCGAATGCGCAACACGCTGTATCCAAAGATGCAATCAGGAGTTCATTACCTTTCTGGGGAGCAGCGTCGGACCCTCTTTGTAACACCACCCAAACCATCCACGGAGGTCGCCATGGAAATTGAAATCAAGGAAATCAGCCCGATTCGTGTGGCGTACATGCGTCACGTCGGCCCGTACACGGAAGTGGATTCCGTTTGGAACCAACTTTGCGCATGGGCGGGAAGCAATGGCATCATCGGCCCGGAAACCCGGTTCTACGGAGTCTGCCACGACGATCCGCAAATAACCCCTCCAGACAAAATCCGATACGATGCCTGCATGAATGTCCCGCCGAGCGTCATGCCCAATGGTGCGGTCGGGATTCAGGAGGTCTTCGGCGGCAAATGGGGAATGTACCGCCACCTGGGACCGTTTGAGAATTTGGAGGACTCCTACATCCGGATCATGGGAGAATGGCTGCCCTCTTCCGGCTGTGAACTGCGCGATGGCCCGTCAGTGGAAATCTACCTCACCGATCCCAAACACACGCCGGCCGAACAACTCGTAACCGAAGTATATTTCCCGTTGGTATAA
- a CDS encoding pyridoxamine 5'-phosphate oxidase family protein, producing the protein MKQMKKVSPTEEQNRQTITEARGLLQRQDMGVLATYNPAQGPHTSLMAYVHHPEQDTIWLLSPGQGKKIDNLRQSPKASLLVDSREQEHQRSQIQALTVNGTVLLHACPADRRDILRIFSQQHQHLGSLLQQEGLMLLELQVQSYLLLRGANHASFVRLPTLHADQT; encoded by the coding sequence ATGAAGCAAATGAAAAAAGTCTCCCCCACGGAAGAACAGAATCGGCAAACGATTACAGAAGCCCGGGGCTTGCTGCAAAGACAAGACATGGGCGTTCTGGCTACGTATAATCCGGCTCAAGGACCGCACACCTCGCTCATGGCCTATGTCCACCACCCGGAACAAGATACGATCTGGTTACTAAGCCCCGGTCAAGGTAAAAAAATTGATAACCTGCGACAATCACCAAAAGCCAGTCTGCTCGTGGACTCCCGTGAACAGGAGCATCAGCGCTCACAAATCCAGGCTCTGACTGTCAACGGTACGGTTTTGCTTCATGCTTGCCCCGCGGACAGACGAGACATTCTCCGGATATTTTCACAACAACATCAACACCTTGGAAGTTTGCTCCAGCAAGAGGGGCTTATGTTGCTGGAGCTGCAAGTCCAGTCCTACTTGCTTCTTCGCGGAGCAAACCATGCCTCATTTGTGCGCTTGCCCACGCTCCATGCCGATCAAACGTAA
- the asnS gene encoding asparagine--tRNA ligase, with the protein MKRVKIHDVLAADAALGEIVVKGWVRTKRDSKGFSFLEINDGSCLKNVQVVIDHTPEIVAELDKITTGASVRIDGTMVESPGKGQKWEVRASTIRLLGAADAETFPLQKKRHSDEFLRGIAHLRPRTNKYGAIFRIRSEAAQAVHSFFHERGFRYVHTPILTGSDCEGAGEMFRVTTLEPGERNIEEDFFGKRTALTVSGQLEAELMALALGDVYTFGPTFRAENSNTPRHVAEFWMIEPEMAFADLEDNIELAESMTKSVIGKVLDACADDVELFAKFVDKQLMPTLDNIMQNEFVRLPYREAVDILRKTKKKFEYPVEFGTDLQTEHERFLSEEKFKRPVVVYDYPKSIKPFYMRCNDDNETVAAMDVLVPRIGELIGGSQREERLDVLQERMAEMELSEEEYWWYLDTRRFGSVPHAGFGMGFERLLMLITGVTNIRDVIAFPRTPRHLEF; encoded by the coding sequence ATGAAACGCGTGAAAATCCATGATGTCCTGGCGGCGGACGCGGCGCTGGGCGAGATCGTCGTCAAAGGCTGGGTCCGCACCAAGCGTGACTCCAAAGGTTTTTCTTTCCTTGAAATCAATGACGGCTCCTGCCTGAAAAACGTTCAGGTGGTCATCGACCACACGCCTGAGATTGTTGCGGAGCTGGACAAGATCACGACCGGAGCCTCGGTCCGTATCGACGGAACCATGGTGGAAAGTCCGGGCAAGGGGCAAAAGTGGGAGGTTCGGGCCTCCACTATCCGTCTCCTCGGGGCGGCGGATGCGGAAACTTTTCCACTGCAAAAAAAGCGGCATTCTGATGAATTCCTTCGGGGCATTGCGCATCTGCGTCCCCGCACCAATAAATATGGCGCCATATTCCGCATTCGTTCCGAAGCGGCGCAGGCCGTCCACTCCTTTTTCCATGAGCGTGGGTTCCGCTATGTGCATACTCCTATTTTGACTGGCTCGGATTGCGAAGGAGCCGGAGAGATGTTCCGGGTGACCACTCTGGAACCGGGGGAACGGAACATTGAGGAGGATTTTTTCGGCAAGCGGACCGCGTTGACGGTTTCCGGCCAGCTTGAGGCAGAGTTGATGGCTCTGGCTCTTGGCGACGTGTATACGTTTGGGCCGACGTTCCGGGCGGAAAACTCCAATACTCCCCGTCATGTGGCGGAATTTTGGATGATTGAGCCTGAGATGGCCTTTGCCGATCTTGAGGATAACATTGAATTGGCCGAGTCCATGACCAAAAGTGTGATCGGCAAAGTTCTTGATGCCTGCGCCGACGATGTGGAGCTGTTCGCCAAGTTTGTGGACAAGCAGCTTATGCCCACGCTGGACAATATCATGCAAAATGAATTTGTCCGTTTGCCGTATCGCGAGGCCGTGGATATTTTGCGCAAGACCAAGAAAAAATTTGAATATCCTGTGGAATTCGGTACGGATCTGCAAACCGAGCATGAACGTTTTTTGTCCGAGGAAAAGTTCAAGCGGCCGGTGGTGGTTTATGATTATCCCAAGTCCATCAAACCGTTTTACATGCGTTGCAATGACGACAATGAAACCGTTGCGGCCATGGACGTGCTTGTACCCCGCATTGGTGAACTGATCGGCGGATCACAGCGCGAGGAACGGTTGGACGTGCTGCAGGAGCGGATGGCGGAAATGGAATTGTCCGAGGAAGAATACTGGTGGTACCTGGATACGCGCCGGTTCGGTTCTGTTCCCCACGCCGGGTTCGGAATGGGATTCGAGCGCCTGCTCATGCTGATCACCGGAGTGACCAACATCCGCGACGTGATCGCTTTCCCGAGAACGCCCCGTCATCTGGAGTTTTAA
- the ftsY gene encoding signal recognition particle-docking protein FtsY: MGFFTKLKKLWHGDEPKTEQAAAQPTADASPDALHSDTADAPWREELTLALRQAEPRLSQWLEALLRDVEEKGQALDERLLFLFEALGAPIEEARDFVAKFNTWLVDMGYSQVDEFRSELQFRLALALDLEDEEDERDRLFLKLSEGISKTKEQITKRIDSLVSSHGEMNDAFWEELEEILIMADVGFEASQMLMENLKTRARKQGTNDPEQFRSLLKAELEEIFKGPRRIQAVNPPEVLMMVGVNGVGKTTTIAKLAHRAQMQGKKVLIAAGDTFRAAAIEQLEVWANRVGAGFFAKAPNTDPAAVAYEAMDKALAEGYDLLLLDTAGRLHTKANLMEELKKIKRVVGKKHEGAPHRSVLVVDATTGQNALSQTKLFHEAVGVDELILTKLDGTAKGGVVVAVALQFNMPITYVGLGEKMEDLRPFEGSDFAKALLS; the protein is encoded by the coding sequence ATGGGATTTTTTACGAAACTCAAAAAACTTTGGCACGGCGACGAGCCGAAAACGGAGCAGGCTGCCGCACAACCGACGGCTGACGCGTCCCCGGACGCCCTGCACTCCGATACCGCCGATGCGCCCTGGCGCGAAGAACTGACCCTGGCTCTCCGCCAGGCCGAACCCCGGCTCTCGCAATGGCTCGAAGCCCTGTTGCGCGATGTTGAAGAGAAAGGTCAGGCTCTGGACGAACGCCTGCTCTTTCTCTTTGAGGCGCTGGGTGCCCCCATTGAAGAAGCCCGTGACTTCGTGGCCAAATTCAACACCTGGCTTGTGGACATGGGCTATTCACAAGTGGATGAATTCCGGTCGGAACTGCAATTCCGCCTGGCCCTGGCTCTGGATCTGGAAGATGAAGAGGACGAGCGAGACCGCCTCTTCCTCAAATTATCCGAAGGGATTTCCAAAACAAAGGAACAAATTACCAAACGCATCGACTCCCTGGTTTCCAGCCATGGCGAAATGAACGACGCGTTTTGGGAAGAGCTGGAAGAAATTCTGATCATGGCCGATGTTGGTTTCGAGGCATCCCAGATGCTCATGGAGAACCTTAAAACCCGCGCCCGCAAACAGGGAACCAACGATCCGGAACAATTCCGCAGCCTGCTCAAAGCCGAACTGGAAGAAATATTCAAAGGCCCGCGACGCATCCAGGCCGTTAACCCGCCGGAAGTGCTGATGATGGTGGGTGTCAACGGCGTGGGTAAGACCACGACCATTGCCAAACTTGCCCACCGCGCCCAAATGCAGGGAAAGAAGGTGCTCATCGCAGCAGGCGATACCTTCCGAGCCGCCGCCATCGAACAGCTGGAAGTCTGGGCCAACCGCGTGGGTGCAGGCTTTTTTGCCAAAGCTCCCAATACCGATCCCGCCGCCGTAGCCTATGAAGCCATGGACAAGGCGCTGGCCGAAGGATACGACCTGCTCCTTCTGGATACGGCCGGACGCCTGCATACCAAAGCCAACCTTATGGAAGAACTGAAAAAGATAAAGCGCGTCGTGGGCAAAAAGCATGAGGGCGCCCCACACCGAAGCGTACTGGTGGTGGACGCCACCACGGGCCAGAACGCCCTTTCCCAGACGAAACTCTTTCACGAAGCCGTGGGCGTTGATGAACTGATTCTCACCAAATTGGACGGAACGGCCAAAGGCGGCGTTGTCGTGGCTGTGGCCCTGCAATTCAACATGCCCATCACCTATGTGGGCCTCGGAGAAAAAATGGAAGACCTGCGCCCCTTTGAAGGAAGCGATTTCGCCAAGGCGCTGCTCTCCTAG
- a CDS encoding AMP-binding protein, producing MKQLDKLEKRTLNAVLERSASLFADRPALGFVDGDPMTYGEFAEQVRALSALLHKRGIRPGDRVALLSTNMPNWGVAYFAITTMGAVVVPILPDFHDNAVQHILVHSEAKAIFVSEKLLSKLKGGEFPELASIIRLDDLRLLQGTDMRERLRDTVRAGRAQLERLRQYAMDVLDRKQPEIEEDDLASIIYTSGTTGHSKGVMLTHKNIVYDAETTADLVEFTPDERMVSVLPLAHTYECTLGLVIPLFYGASVRYLQKPPTPRTLLPALQKIKPTFLLIVPLIIEKIYKNKIMPKFRSSAITRGLLKFKGSEKALHRMACKKLHKSFGGAMRCMCIGGAPISPEVERFLFNGGFPYSVGYGMTETSPMVTGASPDEVRYRACGYAVPGVDIRIENPHPDTGEGEILIRGPIVMKGYYKAPQLTESTFDGEWLKTGDLGVLDEDGFLYIKGRSKNVVLGPSGENIYPEEIEAMLNEREYVLESLVYSHEGKLTARVHLDYEQLDKLHGLHKMIESDVRDKLKEQLESLRSEINGMVASFARIIKIVEHPDPFEKTPTHKIKRYLYVDPKENGLADT from the coding sequence GTGAAACAACTCGACAAACTGGAAAAACGCACCCTCAACGCCGTGCTGGAGCGAAGCGCAAGCCTCTTTGCCGACCGCCCGGCCTTGGGATTCGTGGACGGCGACCCCATGACCTACGGTGAATTCGCCGAACAGGTCCGCGCCCTTTCCGCGCTGCTGCATAAACGCGGAATCCGTCCGGGCGATCGGGTGGCCCTGCTGAGCACCAACATGCCCAACTGGGGGGTGGCCTACTTCGCCATCACCACCATGGGCGCTGTCGTCGTCCCCATCTTGCCGGACTTTCATGACAATGCGGTGCAACACATCCTCGTACACAGCGAAGCCAAGGCAATTTTCGTTTCCGAAAAACTCTTGAGCAAGCTAAAGGGCGGCGAATTCCCGGAGTTGGCAAGCATCATCCGCCTGGACGACCTGCGCCTTCTCCAAGGTACGGACATGCGGGAACGGCTACGTGACACAGTGCGGGCCGGACGCGCCCAGCTCGAACGGCTCCGCCAGTACGCCATGGACGTGCTGGACCGAAAACAGCCGGAAATAGAGGAGGACGACCTCGCCTCCATCATCTACACATCGGGTACCACAGGGCATTCCAAAGGGGTGATGCTCACCCATAAAAATATCGTCTACGATGCCGAAACAACGGCTGACCTTGTAGAATTCACACCCGATGAACGCATGGTCTCGGTTTTGCCATTGGCGCATACCTACGAGTGTACCCTTGGACTGGTCATCCCCCTGTTCTACGGCGCCAGCGTCCGTTACCTCCAAAAGCCGCCCACACCGCGCACCCTGCTGCCCGCACTACAAAAGATCAAACCCACGTTCCTGCTCATCGTGCCGCTGATCATCGAAAAAATATATAAAAACAAGATCATGCCAAAGTTTCGGTCCAGTGCCATAACGCGGGGACTGCTCAAGTTCAAAGGGTCGGAAAAAGCCCTGCACCGCATGGCCTGCAAGAAACTCCACAAATCCTTTGGCGGGGCCATGCGCTGTATGTGTATCGGCGGCGCGCCCATTTCCCCCGAGGTGGAACGCTTTCTCTTCAACGGCGGCTTCCCCTATTCCGTAGGCTACGGCATGACCGAGACCTCGCCCATGGTCACAGGGGCTTCGCCGGACGAAGTCCGGTATCGCGCATGCGGCTATGCGGTCCCCGGTGTGGACATCCGCATTGAAAATCCCCACCCGGACACCGGGGAAGGCGAAATTCTCATTCGCGGTCCCATCGTGATGAAAGGCTATTACAAAGCCCCGCAACTGACGGAAAGCACCTTTGACGGGGAGTGGCTCAAGACCGGCGACCTCGGTGTGCTGGACGAAGACGGTTTTTTATACATCAAAGGCCGAAGCAAAAACGTGGTTCTCGGTCCCAGCGGGGAAAACATCTACCCCGAAGAAATCGAAGCCATGCTCAATGAGCGGGAATACGTCCTGGAATCCCTGGTCTACAGCCACGAAGGGAAACTCACGGCCCGTGTCCATCTGGATTACGAACAGCTCGACAAACTTCACGGCCTGCATAAGATGATTGAATCCGATGTGCGGGATAAGCTCAAGGAACAGTTGGAATCCCTCCGCAGCGAGATCAACGGCATGGTGGCGTCGTTTGCCCGGATCATAAAAATCGTGGAGCATCCGGATCCCTTTGAAAAGACTCCGACCCACAAGATCAAGCGCTACCTCTACGTTGATCCCAAGGAAAATGGGCTGGCCGACACCTGA
- a CDS encoding pseudouridine synthase: MRREMLVSERWAGIRLDRVLEEILPELGLRGRRRMIQEGLVRVDGLLRPMAYKLRTGQNVTVEPKADVSEHLSATGKVRVVSRCGAFVALAKPSGLHSAALAGGGGPSVEALLPSLFPGQSAQLLNRLDWGTSGLLLVGFGAAAATWFREQEAHGKVDKEYAAVVGGTVSETGVTWRRALDMARRRRTRVMSSDDPDPARWTHLLKATPVVLSAVASHDSLALVRVRIGRGARHQIRVHLAAAGHPIVGDTFYGGCPAERLYLHHEHLVFPLEDGERFEAVWPHGWPVSME; encoded by the coding sequence ATGCGCAGGGAAATGCTTGTTTCAGAGCGCTGGGCGGGTATCCGTCTGGATCGCGTCCTTGAAGAAATTCTGCCCGAGCTGGGGCTTCGTGGTCGTCGTCGAATGATCCAGGAGGGATTGGTTCGGGTGGATGGCCTTTTGCGCCCCATGGCGTACAAACTTCGCACCGGCCAGAATGTGACGGTTGAGCCGAAGGCGGACGTGTCCGAGCATCTCTCTGCGACCGGCAAAGTGCGCGTGGTTTCCCGGTGCGGAGCCTTTGTCGCGCTGGCCAAGCCTTCGGGGTTGCATTCGGCAGCCCTGGCCGGGGGCGGCGGACCGAGCGTGGAAGCGTTGTTGCCCTCCCTGTTTCCCGGGCAGTCGGCGCAATTGTTGAACCGTCTGGATTGGGGGACTTCCGGACTCCTGCTGGTAGGCTTTGGGGCAGCTGCGGCAACATGGTTTCGTGAACAGGAAGCCCATGGCAAGGTGGACAAGGAATATGCCGCCGTGGTGGGCGGCACGGTGTCGGAGACCGGTGTAACCTGGCGGCGGGCCTTGGATATGGCTCGTCGGCGTCGCACCCGGGTCATGTCATCAGACGATCCGGATCCGGCACGCTGGACCCATTTGTTGAAGGCGACCCCTGTTGTCTTGTCTGCTGTTGCCTCCCACGATTCCCTGGCCCTGGTGCGGGTGCGCATTGGCCGGGGGGCCAGGCATCAGATCCGGGTTCATCTGGCCGCCGCAGGACACCCCATAGTGGGCGACACCTTCTATGGCGGCTGTCCGGCCGAGAGGTTGTACCTGCATCACGAACACCTTGTTTTTCCGCTGGAGGATGGCGAGCGGTTTGAAGCGGTTTGGCCGCATGGCTGGCCCGTATCCATGGAATAA
- a CDS encoding ornithine cyclodeaminase family protein, with protein sequence MSFEVLWLSMRDIESLGIGMPEVMDAVENGFAALGRDEVEMPAKIGIHPREDCFVHAMPCHIGGDIDQSGVKCVSGYPRNQKKGLPYITGIFCLLDPETGIVKALMDAAWITAWRTGAASGVYARHFGDPATETVSIIGLGVQGRVNLLAMAEVFPNLNRAQVYDVFPAQAERFVAEMKQQLPNMDFVTSNDVLASVTGADVVVTCTPIVETPDRFIPRSWLKENVLAIAVDYDAAFEADVFAENFTVDNRHQYLWTQDQGVYFQQGYPTSEGLYADMGEICSGLHPGVREGLRGAVLMGVATHDIMTGALIHERALQKGIGIKLDL encoded by the coding sequence ATGAGCTTTGAGGTCTTGTGGCTTTCCATGCGGGATATCGAGTCATTGGGCATCGGCATGCCCGAGGTCATGGATGCTGTGGAAAACGGCTTCGCCGCATTGGGGCGCGATGAGGTGGAGATGCCCGCCAAAATAGGCATCCACCCCCGGGAGGACTGCTTTGTCCATGCCATGCCCTGTCACATCGGGGGCGATATTGACCAAAGCGGGGTCAAATGCGTTTCCGGCTACCCCAGAAATCAAAAGAAAGGGCTGCCCTACATCACCGGCATATTCTGTCTGCTCGACCCGGAAACGGGAATAGTCAAGGCGCTCATGGATGCCGCCTGGATCACGGCCTGGAGAACCGGCGCGGCTTCGGGCGTCTATGCCCGGCATTTCGGCGACCCGGCGACGGAAACCGTATCCATCATCGGTCTCGGGGTGCAGGGCCGGGTGAACCTCCTGGCCATGGCCGAAGTCTTCCCCAATCTCAACCGGGCACAAGTCTATGATGTGTTCCCGGCGCAGGCCGAACGATTTGTGGCGGAGATGAAGCAACAGCTTCCAAACATGGATTTCGTGACCAGCAACGACGTACTGGCCAGCGTAACGGGCGCGGATGTGGTGGTGACCTGCACCCCCATTGTGGAAACTCCGGATCGTTTCATTCCTCGCTCCTGGCTCAAGGAAAATGTTCTGGCCATTGCCGTGGACTACGACGCTGCCTTTGAAGCCGATGTTTTCGCGGAAAACTTCACCGTGGACAATCGGCATCAATACCTTTGGACCCAGGATCAAGGCGTATACTTCCAACAGGGATATCCCACGTCGGAAGGACTCTACGCGGACATGGGAGAAATCTGCTCGGGCCTGCATCCCGGTGTTCGGGAGGGACTGCGCGGAGCCGTCCTCATGGGCGTGGCGACCCACGACATCATGACCGGCGCGTTGATTCATGAGCGGGCCTTGCAAAAAGGCATCGGCATCAAATTGGATCTGTAA